The Fusobacterium polymorphum genome segment ATCTTTTTCATTTCACTTCCTAAATAATCTTAGAATTCTTAAATATTCTATTTAAGTCTTTTTCAATATCTTTGTATTTTAAATCTTCTATGTTTTCTCCAAATTTTTTCTTAGCTACTATGATTATATCATAATTATCATTTATTTTATCTATATTTAATTTTATATATTCTCTAAAAAGTCGTTTTATTCTATTTCTACAAAAAGCTTTTCCTACTTTTTTACTTGCAACAAAACCAAATCTTGAATATTCTAACTTATTTTTATTAAAAAAAATAAGAGAGTAATTACCAAAATATTTATTTCCAAGATTGTATATATTTTGAAACTCTCCATTCTTTTTTAAAGTATTCATCATGTCTCCAAAAATAATTTTAG includes the following:
- the rnpA gene encoding ribonuclease P protein component, which codes for MNTLKKNGEFQNIYNLGNKYFGNYSLIFFNKNKLEYSRFGFVASKKVGKAFCRNRIKRLFREYIKLNIDKINDNYDIIIVAKKKFGENIEDLKYKDIEKDLNRIFKNSKII